In the genome of Deltaproteobacteria bacterium HGW-Deltaproteobacteria-18, the window GGTGCACGTCCCGTCCGGGGAAGGATTCCGGCAATGGCTCGCGGCATCGAAGCAGGGAGGGCAATGATGGACGGAAAATCGATTCTGGGCCTAGTGCTCTGCGCCGTGATCTTTGGAGCCGGATTCGTCATCAGCGGCGAAGTGGGACAGTATTTCAACCTGTCCGCGTTCCTGATCGTCTTCGGAGGCTGTCTGGGCACGGCCATCGCCAGTTTTCGGATGGAGCGCCTTGTCTATGTGGTCAGGGTGCTGCGCAACTCCTACCGCGCGCGGATGAAGGATCCGGCCGGCATAGTCGAAATTCTGGTCGACCTGTCGGTCAAGAGCCGGATTCGCGGGCTGCATACCCTGGTCGAAGACGAGCGCGAGACATCGATCATGTTTCTGCGCCGGGCCTTGGGTTTCGTGGTCGATAACTATCCAAGGGAGCAGACCACCGACATCCTGAACACGGAGATGTATTTCTTCAAGCAGCGCCGCGACGAGTCCGAGCGGGTGCTGCGGGTCATGGCCGACATCTGTCCGGCCATCGGACTGGCTGGCAGCGTGGTGGGGCTCATCGGAATGCTCTCGGGCGTCAACGATACGGGAATTGTCCTGGCGACCATTCCCATCGCCCTGACCTCCACCCTGTATGGCGTGATTCTGGCCAATTTCGTTTTCCTGCCGCTGGCCGCCAGAATTCGCGAGGTCACGGATCACGAACTCCTGCTGCAGAAGATCATCATCGAGGGCGTACGGGCCATTCAGAGCGAGCTCAACCCGCGGGTTCTCGAAGTGAAGCTCAAGTCCTTTCTCACTCCCTCGGCGCGAGAGGGGCAGCTTGTCTCCCTGGCGCGCATCAAGGAGCGTTTCCAGATCCGGGAGCGCGAAGAGGAGGCCCCGCGCATGGCCGCACCGGAAGAACTCGGGGTTCCCTTGTAAAGCTTCCGGTTAACTCGAAGGCGGGTTCTGGCTGGCCAGCGCCTTCAGAATCACGTCCCGGTCGACCATGCCGAGCAGACGCCCTTTATCGTCGGCGACAACCAGACGCTTGACCTTGTTGTTCACGAGGGTCCGGATGACTGCGCTCAAGGGGGTGTCCGGAGTCACGCTGAGTACTTCGCGGGACATGACCTCTCCGGCAGTGCCTTCGAGCGTCGCGGGCACGGTCTCGCGCCGGGTCAGGACGCCGAGGAGCCTGGCCACCAGCGTTGGAGAGTTCTGGCGCACGAAGCATTGCAAGAGATCCCAGTCGTGAATGATGCCACGAATCGTCCTGTCCGGGTCCACGATGACCACCCGGCGCAGGGGAGACGCGACCAGCTTTTCCAGAACTCCGGCCAGGGGGGCGTCCGGTGCGGCGGTGGGCACGTCCGTGTACAGAACGTCCCGGGCGCAGGCGTGCACCCCCGCGGGTAGGACATCGAGATGCGCCGCCACTGCCGAGGTCCGTCCAATGGCCGCCAGCACATCCGTGCGGCTGACGATGCCCATCAGCGTCCCGTCTTCGGCCGTGACCGGCAGGCGCTTGATGTTGCGTGCCGCCATCAGTTTCAGGGCGTCGGTGACCGTGGTCGTGATGTTGAGGCTCGTGACCGGGGCGGACATGATGTCGCGCGCCTTAAGTCCCTCGAATTCCAGGCAATGACTGTGTCTGTGGCGCAGTCCGTCCGGCACGTGCCCGTGCATGTCCAGCCGGAGGGGCATCCGCGCCCGGGACAGCAGGTCGCCGCCGGTGATGATGCCCACGAGACGCCCTGCCTCCATGACCGGGACCGCTTTCACCTCCCTTTTCAGCAGCAGGTCCACCACATCGTCCAGGGACGTCTGTGTGCCCACGGTAACAACCTGCTCGGTCATCACGTCGCGGATGCGCATGGGCAGGTGGAAAATGGCCTGCCCGTCCTGGACCACGATGCTCCCTTCCTCGACGAGAGCGTCGACCACGGGCAGAAAATCGGCGATGCGTGACGGCGTGTCCACAATCTCGATGATGATGGGCAGGTCCTCGGCCAGACGCAGGATTTTGGCCGTATGCAGAAGACTGCTCGCCCCGAAACCCATGAAGCCCCTGGAAACCGAAGCCCCTGCCATGCCGCGCTGACGGGCCTCGTTGACGATGACGTCATGGAGCGGCGAGCCGTTGTGCCGCACTGCCTCGCCGACGAAAATCTTGAGAATCTTCACGTCGATCAACTTGACCATCGGATGCCTCCCTTGATGAGCGCTGTCTGGAACCTGTTTCGTCCGCATCGGACCCGGCTATGCCCCCGGAGTGCACTTGTCGTGATTCCGGGCGGTTGCGAAGCTGCGTGTCTTTGGGCCAGACAATCCATTTGCGGCTGATGTTGCTTTGCCGCGTATTGGTGCGTGGTGGAAAGAGCGTTCCTTGTGCCGGAATCTGCGCGCTGGACTACTGTCTGGCCGGAAGCATGCCGATTTCGGTGATTATGGCCTGGTCGATCCTGCGGACAAGGTCCTGGTCTACGGCTTTGGAGTATATGATGTAACGAAGGTT includes:
- a CDS encoding flagellar motor protein MotA, coding for MDGKSILGLVLCAVIFGAGFVISGEVGQYFNLSAFLIVFGGCLGTAIASFRMERLVYVVRVLRNSYRARMKDPAGIVEILVDLSVKSRIRGLHTLVEDERETSIMFLRRALGFVVDNYPREQTTDILNTEMYFFKQRRDESERVLRVMADICPAIGLAGSVVGLIGMLSGVNDTGIVLATIPIALTSTLYGVILANFVFLPLAARIREVTDHELLLQKIIIEGVRAIQSELNPRVLEVKLKSFLTPSAREGQLVSLARIKERFQIREREEEAPRMAAPEELGVPL
- a CDS encoding signal transduction protein → MRTKQVPDSAHQGRHPMVKLIDVKILKIFVGEAVRHNGSPLHDVIVNEARQRGMAGASVSRGFMGFGASSLLHTAKILRLAEDLPIIIEIVDTPSRIADFLPVVDALVEEGSIVVQDGQAIFHLPMRIRDVMTEQVVTVGTQTSLDDVVDLLLKREVKAVPVMEAGRLVGIITGGDLLSRARMPLRLDMHGHVPDGLRHRHSHCLEFEGLKARDIMSAPVTSLNITTTVTDALKLMAARNIKRLPVTAEDGTLMGIVSRTDVLAAIGRTSAVAAHLDVLPAGVHACARDVLYTDVPTAAPDAPLAGVLEKLVASPLRRVVIVDPDRTIRGIIHDWDLLQCFVRQNSPTLVARLLGVLTRRETVPATLEGTAGEVMSREVLSVTPDTPLSAVIRTLVNNKVKRLVVADDKGRLLGMVDRDVILKALASQNPPSS